The following nucleotide sequence is from Paenibacillus andongensis.
CACGAACATTAATGCTTTCGTCGTAGCCGCTTTCCAGGTAAGCTTTCATTGGATCAACAGGTACACCGATCTCTTCACGAACAGCTTGCAGAAGCGGGGTAACGTCGAATTCGAATGCCTTACGCACAGCATCTTCTGCGCCTAGAACGTCTTGACGCACTTGAGCGTCTCTAACTTCATCGAGGTTGATCAGCAAAGCTTTCGCATACTGTGTTTGAACATTAAGCACGGATCGCAGCATCGCTGGAATTTTACGCTCAATATTGTGGCTTTGATCGATCATATAGGCAATATTGTCAGCTGCCTGACGGATTTGTGGATTTTTATCGTTCGCTGCATCAATGATTTGGTAGAAAATCAGGAACAATTCATATGGATTGACCGAACCAACGATCAGATCATCATCCCCATATTTGCGGGAGTTGAAGTGGAAGCCGCCTAGTTTATTTTCATCCAACAAGTAAGTCACGATATGCTCAATGTTCGTACCTTGCGGGTGGTGACCTGTATCTACTAGCACTTCAGCTTGAGGACCCAATTTGTTCGCCAGATTGAATGCCATTCCCCAGTCCGCTAAATCCGTGTGATAAAACGCAGGCTCATAGAACTTATATTCAATCAGCATACGCATGCTTGACGTCATGGCTCCGTACATTTCTTTAAGCGCTTCATACATCCATGTTTTACGAGCTCGAATATCGACTTGCCCAGGGTAATTGGAACCGTCAGCGAACCATAGGCTCAGCACATCAGAACCTACTGTTTTAGCAATGTCCACACACTCCAACAAATGATCCGTCGCTTTACGGCGAATAGCTTCATTAGAATTCGTCACACTACCAAAGATGTAATCATCCTCTTGAAAAAGGTTCGGGTTTACAGCCCCGATAGAAACACCGAGATCAGTTGCGTGCTGCTTAAGCTTTGCGTAATCGTCCACTTTGTCCCATGGGATATGGATGGCAACCGACGGGCAAACACCCGTCAGTTTATGGACCTGCGCAGCGTCTTCGAATTTCTCGAAGGGATTACGCGGAACACCGTTTTGCTTATAAACTTTGAAGCGAGTTCCTGAATCCCCGTAGCCCCATGAAGGTGTTTCTACTTTAAGGGCTTTTAGCTTAGCTTTAACAGCTGCTAGGTCAATGCCTCTATTTGCTTGCAGCTCTTCGAACAAGGCATATGCTTTATCGCTCATCGGATTAAATCCTCCTATTAGGTGAATTAACGTGTGAAGGCAGCCGGAACGCCACCGTCAACTGTGATCATACAACCAGTCGTTTTGTCTGCTTTGGAAGAAGCGAAGTATACGATAGCTTCCGCAACGTCTTTCGGGAAAATGTTTACGAGCAGCGTCGTTCTTTTGCGGTAGTGCTCTTCCAACTGATCTGGTTCAATACCGTAAGCTGCAGCCCGTTCGTTGCGCCAGCCGGAATTCCAAATCGCGGAGCCTTGAAGAATCGCATCAGGCAATACCGAGTTCACACGGATGCCGAACTCCCCGCCCTCAGCGGCGATACAGCGTGCCAAGTGAATTTCAGCCGCTTTGGCTGTCGAGTATGCGGAGGCATTTTTACCTGCGAATACCGAGTTTTTGGAGCCGACGAATACCATGCTGCCGCCGATGCTTTGTTTTTTCATAATTTTAAAAGCTTCTCTAGCTACGAGGAAGTAACCCGTGCTGAGCACGTTCATGTTCAGGTTCCACTCTTTGAGTGATGTTTCGTCAAAAGGACTGGAAGTCGCAAGACCCGCGTTATTCACGATAATATCGATACCGCCGTAGCAGAGAATCGATTCGCGGTAAGCGGCTTCCACTTCCTCTTCTTTCGTTACATCCATTTTAACGGCAATGGCTCTGCTTTCGCCATACTGCTCGTTCAGTTCGGCTGCTAATTTTTGCGCGCCTTCGAGATTCAGATCAGCTAGAACGACGTGCGCGCCTTCTTTTAAAAATTGACGAGCCGTTACGCTTCCGATTCCACCTGCTCCGCCTGTGATGAAAGCTATTTTACGAGAAAACTCCGCTTCAGCCGGAGCCAAAGTTAATTTATAAAGTTCAAGAGGCCAGTACTCGACATTAAAGGATTCATTTTCGCTTAAGGAAACGAACGTTCCGAGAGCTGTTGCGCCTCTCATTACGGCAATCGCACGGTGATAGAGAGCTCCGCTTACTTGCGCATTGGACCAGCTTTTGCCTGTGTTGATCATCCCGATACCTGGGATCAGGATAACGCGAGGTGCTGCTTCGTTCATGACGTCGCCTTCATTTTTGTTACGGTCAAAATAAGCCTTGTACTCTTCTTTGTAAGCCGCGATTCCAGCGTTTAAAGCTTCAATTAAGGAAGCCACATCACGGGAGTTGGGATTCCAATCGATGTAAAGAGGCTTCATTTTCGTATGAACCAAGTGATCCGGGCAAGCCGCTCCAACTTGGGATAACACAGCAGCATCTTTACTGTTAACGAACTTCAGAACATCATCCGCGCTGTCCGTAGTGAGGATCATTTTCTTTTCGTTGCCCACTGCTCCGCGAACGATTGGTAGGACTTGTGCCAAAATATCTTTTTGCTCGGATTCGGAAAGAGACTCGTACTTCGCTCCGCCATAAAGGCTGCTCTCGTTCACACGTGCTTCAATGAAGCTTTCTGCTTCTTGAATGATAGCCAAAGTTTTGAGGTAGCTCTCTTCCGACGTTTCACCCCAAGTAACCAGACCATGCTTCTCCATCAGCACGAGCTCAGCCTTTGGATTGTTTCGAACGCCTTCCGCGATCATTTTGGAAAGTGTAAAACCAGGACGTACATAAGGTACCCATACGAAACGGTCGCCGTAAATTTCTTTGGCCAACTCACGTCCGTTGTGTGCGCAGCAGAGACCGATAATCGCATCAGGATGCGTGTGGTCAACGTTTT
It contains:
- the rhaI gene encoding L-rhamnose isomerase; this encodes MSDKAYALFEELQANRGIDLAAVKAKLKALKVETPSWGYGDSGTRFKVYKQNGVPRNPFEKFEDAAQVHKLTGVCPSVAIHIPWDKVDDYAKLKQHATDLGVSIGAVNPNLFQEDDYIFGSVTNSNEAIRRKATDHLLECVDIAKTVGSDVLSLWFADGSNYPGQVDIRARKTWMYEALKEMYGAMTSSMRMLIEYKFYEPAFYHTDLADWGMAFNLANKLGPQAEVLVDTGHHPQGTNIEHIVTYLLDENKLGGFHFNSRKYGDDDLIVGSVNPYELFLIFYQIIDAANDKNPQIRQAADNIAYMIDQSHNIERKIPAMLRSVLNVQTQYAKALLINLDEVRDAQVRQDVLGAEDAVRKAFEFDVTPLLQAVREEIGVPVDPMKAYLESGYDESINVRGKGGASW
- a CDS encoding bifunctional aldolase/short-chain dehydrogenase, whose protein sequence is MVANLWEAEKAKAVSKGVEELVYRSNLLGTDRAVANWGGGNTSYKTIEKDFRGRDVEVMWVKGSGSDLATMKAKNFTGLRMEDIRPLFERDEMSDEEMVAYLVNCMIDSKHPRASIETLLHAFLPFKNVDHTHPDAIIGLCCAHNGRELAKEIYGDRFVWVPYVRPGFTLSKMIAEGVRNNPKAELVLMEKHGLVTWGETSEESYLKTLAIIQEAESFIEARVNESSLYGGAKYESLSESEQKDILAQVLPIVRGAVGNEKKMILTTDSADDVLKFVNSKDAAVLSQVGAACPDHLVHTKMKPLYIDWNPNSRDVASLIEALNAGIAAYKEEYKAYFDRNKNEGDVMNEAAPRVILIPGIGMINTGKSWSNAQVSGALYHRAIAVMRGATALGTFVSLSENESFNVEYWPLELYKLTLAPAEAEFSRKIAFITGGAGGIGSVTARQFLKEGAHVVLADLNLEGAQKLAAELNEQYGESRAIAVKMDVTKEEEVEAAYRESILCYGGIDIIVNNAGLATSSPFDETSLKEWNLNMNVLSTGYFLVAREAFKIMKKQSIGGSMVFVGSKNSVFAGKNASAYSTAKAAEIHLARCIAAEGGEFGIRVNSVLPDAILQGSAIWNSGWRNERAAAYGIEPDQLEEHYRKRTTLLVNIFPKDVAEAIVYFASSKADKTTGCMITVDGGVPAAFTR